A window of the Streptomyces finlayi genome harbors these coding sequences:
- a CDS encoding outer membrane protein assembly factor BamB family protein, with protein MEALRQDDPRHFGPYTVLARFRETASAVQYVVRDTGTGELAVVSAARPALAAVPAFRRRFQAEARTAERLAGGWVQAPLAAPDGGELWTAWPYVPALTLAQAIDLTGPLPERAVRILGAGIAETLSRVHATGAVLQGLAPGTVLLAEDGPRLTAFGPLGAAAAAEARPGGQLSVRLGYLTPEQVGGEEAGPASDLFVLGLLLAYAATGSTPLADGPADEAAERIAHGNPELDCVPDALRELIARCLAKDPSERPSAGSVAADLALEGAAALAGGDWLPEPLSAAVAEQESWARGLKPPADEPPAGETHDAVVQDAVVEDAVVENPVAQNAVVVPVASPVPPEQSGDGGGDAVEDSRTTRFKAIGSRPPHTDRPTTQLAIPREQMALPSAPAPYPYAQSPAPQAAASQSAAPQATAPFHPAPQAPLPLPSQAPAPAPAAPPGPSRPSGLSGVAHDRRALLTVFAAGAAGLFVGAGAVLALGSDDSAPPADDKPAPKPRRPVPGLPPEPRWMYTHPASEPAPLTSAVWQDKLLVLNGENGATGISLRTGRKVWQQTDATGTQEVLAAGKDLCFLAGPAEFLWLSPEDGKIVHRVAYATAFTGAPGLKAAPLAGHSGNVVWFTGSHTVTVKAKKPKKGKKPGKDTQAVRAHLFAYDIVRRKELWRAAVPAGRSPGTPEYQLTAVRADDVVVRQAAATLTPADVKAAKGKGSFRCFDRKTGKPLWTRQFGTVTPDGGASGDEEGQLYAAVGDDLQAFDSATGKPLWTVNGTEGSVFGAPVPAGELLHVTNRNQQVGVVERETGRLRWRRSTEVPLGGSAPSLALSGSGRTLLAADVTQVTAFAATDGRRLWKFQDIGVQDPEKDPKGATSLAPYRVRTSGGTAVVQRGRAFYAFPVT; from the coding sequence ATGGAGGCGCTGCGTCAGGACGATCCACGTCACTTCGGCCCGTACACCGTGCTGGCGCGCTTCCGTGAGACGGCGAGCGCCGTGCAGTACGTGGTCAGGGACACCGGCACCGGCGAACTCGCCGTCGTCAGCGCGGCACGGCCCGCGCTCGCCGCCGTCCCCGCGTTCCGGCGCCGCTTCCAGGCGGAGGCCCGCACGGCGGAGCGGCTGGCCGGCGGATGGGTGCAGGCTCCGCTCGCCGCCCCGGACGGGGGCGAACTGTGGACGGCGTGGCCGTACGTGCCGGCACTGACGCTCGCTCAGGCCATCGACCTCACCGGACCGCTCCCCGAGCGTGCCGTGCGGATACTGGGCGCCGGCATCGCCGAGACACTGTCCCGGGTGCACGCCACCGGGGCCGTCCTCCAAGGGCTGGCCCCGGGGACGGTGCTGCTGGCCGAGGACGGCCCCCGGCTCACGGCGTTCGGGCCGCTGGGCGCGGCGGCGGCCGCCGAGGCGCGGCCGGGCGGGCAGCTCTCCGTACGGCTCGGCTATCTGACCCCGGAGCAGGTGGGGGGCGAGGAGGCGGGCCCGGCGTCCGACCTGTTCGTCCTGGGGCTGCTGCTCGCGTACGCGGCGACCGGATCGACCCCGCTCGCGGACGGCCCTGCCGACGAGGCCGCCGAGCGGATCGCGCACGGCAACCCCGAACTGGACTGCGTCCCGGACGCGTTGCGTGAGCTGATCGCCCGCTGCCTGGCGAAGGACCCGTCCGAGCGGCCGTCGGCGGGCTCGGTGGCCGCCGATCTCGCACTGGAGGGCGCGGCGGCACTGGCCGGGGGCGACTGGCTGCCGGAGCCGCTGTCGGCGGCGGTGGCCGAGCAGGAGAGCTGGGCGCGCGGGCTGAAGCCGCCGGCCGACGAGCCGCCTGCGGGCGAGACGCACGACGCGGTGGTGCAGGACGCGGTGGTTGAGGACGCGGTGGTTGAGAACCCCGTGGCGCAGAACGCCGTGGTGGTTCCGGTCGCCTCGCCCGTCCCTCCGGAGCAGTCCGGTGACGGGGGCGGGGATGCTGTCGAGGACAGCAGGACCACCCGGTTCAAGGCCATCGGAAGCCGGCCGCCGCACACCGACCGGCCGACCACGCAACTGGCGATCCCCCGCGAGCAGATGGCGCTCCCGTCCGCCCCCGCTCCGTACCCCTACGCCCAGTCCCCCGCTCCTCAGGCCGCGGCTTCACAGTCCGCGGCTCCCCAGGCCACCGCACCCTTCCACCCTGCCCCGCAGGCGCCTCTCCCGCTGCCCTCGCAGGCCCCCGCACCGGCCCCGGCCGCCCCTCCCGGTCCGTCCCGTCCGTCCGGGCTCTCCGGCGTCGCGCACGACCGCCGGGCCCTGCTCACCGTGTTCGCCGCCGGGGCCGCCGGACTCTTCGTGGGCGCGGGCGCCGTGCTCGCCCTCGGTTCCGACGACTCCGCGCCTCCGGCCGACGACAAGCCGGCGCCGAAGCCCCGCCGCCCCGTCCCGGGACTGCCGCCGGAGCCGCGGTGGATGTACACCCACCCGGCGTCCGAGCCCGCACCCCTGACCTCGGCGGTCTGGCAGGACAAGCTGCTGGTGCTGAACGGCGAGAACGGGGCGACCGGCATCAGCCTGCGTACCGGGCGCAAGGTCTGGCAGCAGACGGACGCCACCGGTACCCAGGAGGTGCTGGCGGCGGGCAAGGACCTCTGCTTCCTGGCCGGCCCGGCCGAGTTCCTCTGGCTCTCCCCCGAGGACGGCAAGATCGTCCACCGTGTGGCGTACGCGACCGCGTTCACCGGCGCACCTGGCCTCAAGGCAGCCCCGCTCGCCGGTCACTCCGGGAACGTCGTCTGGTTCACCGGCTCCCACACGGTCACCGTGAAGGCCAAGAAGCCGAAGAAGGGCAAGAAGCCCGGCAAGGACACCCAGGCCGTCCGCGCCCACCTCTTCGCGTACGACATCGTGCGGCGCAAGGAACTCTGGCGTGCGGCCGTGCCCGCAGGACGCTCCCCCGGCACGCCGGAGTACCAGCTCACCGCGGTCCGGGCCGACGACGTCGTCGTACGCCAGGCAGCCGCGACGCTCACCCCCGCCGACGTCAAGGCGGCGAAGGGCAAGGGCTCGTTCCGGTGCTTCGACCGGAAGACCGGAAAGCCGCTGTGGACCCGGCAGTTCGGCACGGTCACGCCGGACGGGGGCGCTTCGGGAGACGAGGAGGGGCAGCTGTACGCGGCGGTCGGCGACGACCTCCAGGCGTTCGACTCGGCCACGGGCAAGCCGCTGTGGACGGTGAACGGCACCGAGGGGTCCGTCTTCGGCGCCCCCGTCCCGGCCGGGGAGCTGCTCCACGTCACCAACCGGAACCAGCAGGTCGGCGTCGTCGAGCGGGAGACCGGACGGCTGCGCTGGCGGCGCTCGACCGAGGTGCCCCTCGGCGGCAGCGCGCCCTCCCTCGCCCTCAGCGGCAGCGGGAGGACGCTGCTCGCGGCGGACGTCACCCAGGTCACCGCGTTCGCGGCCACCGACGGGCGGAGGCTGTGGAAGTTCCAGGACATCGGAGTCCAGGACCCGGAGAAGGACCCGAAGGGGGCGACGTCCCTCGCCCCGTACCGGGTCCGTACGTCGGGCGGGACCGCCGTCGTGCAGCGGGGCAGGGCGTTCTACGCCTTCCCGGTGACCTGA
- a CDS encoding C40 family peptidase: MPGRVLRALCTAVIAAVVSAAPATAEPVGPSPGPPVNESANKSANEEDTAVGAQGTTVDADDAFADDDADAGPESVAGLLKQLRTLYQQAEEAGETYNGTAVELKKRTAEAKRLAAGLARARLALDRGRGEAGRLAREQYQGRSDFSAYMRLLLARDPASALDQSHIIQRMAAGRAATMERLAGAEERADQLATASRKALDKQQTLAARQKKQRDAVRARLKDIEAMLASLTTEQLAAVSLLEKKGTDAAQRELVASGALSSTRPPSRQGGDAVRYAVRQLGKPYVWGAEGPASFDCSGLTSQAWSTAGRPIPRTSQEQWRQLPKVPIRSLRPGDLVVYFPKATHVALYIGNGMVVQAPRPGTTVKVSPVASNPLLGAVRPDPGAEPLSTYTPPELPDNSTEGADTGYGADTAPVE; this comes from the coding sequence GTGCCCGGCAGAGTCCTGCGCGCGCTCTGCACAGCGGTGATCGCGGCGGTCGTCTCGGCCGCCCCCGCCACCGCCGAACCCGTAGGCCCGAGCCCTGGCCCGCCGGTGAACGAATCGGCGAACAAATCGGCGAACGAGGAAGACACGGCGGTCGGTGCGCAAGGGACGACGGTCGACGCGGACGACGCGTTCGCCGACGACGATGCCGACGCCGGTCCTGAGAGCGTAGCCGGGCTGCTGAAGCAGCTCCGGACGCTCTACCAGCAGGCCGAGGAGGCCGGCGAGACGTACAACGGCACCGCGGTGGAACTGAAGAAGCGGACCGCCGAGGCCAAGAGGCTGGCAGCCGGCCTCGCCCGGGCCCGGCTCGCGCTCGACCGGGGCCGGGGGGAGGCGGGGCGACTGGCCCGCGAGCAGTACCAGGGCCGGTCCGACTTCTCGGCGTACATGCGCCTGCTCCTGGCCCGTGACCCCGCGAGCGCCCTGGACCAGAGCCACATCATCCAGCGCATGGCGGCGGGCCGGGCCGCGACGATGGAGCGGCTCGCCGGGGCCGAGGAGCGCGCCGATCAGCTGGCGACCGCGTCCCGCAAGGCGCTCGACAAGCAGCAGACGCTCGCCGCACGGCAGAAGAAGCAGCGCGACGCGGTGCGTGCCCGGCTGAAGGACATCGAGGCCATGCTGGCCTCGCTCACCACCGAACAGCTCGCCGCCGTCTCCCTGCTGGAGAAGAAGGGCACGGACGCGGCCCAGCGCGAACTGGTCGCCTCAGGGGCCCTCAGCTCGACCAGGCCGCCGTCCCGGCAGGGCGGTGACGCCGTGCGGTACGCGGTGCGGCAGCTCGGCAAACCGTATGTGTGGGGCGCCGAGGGACCGGCGTCGTTCGACTGCTCCGGGCTGACCTCGCAGGCCTGGTCGACGGCCGGGCGGCCGATTCCGCGGACCTCGCAGGAACAGTGGCGGCAGCTGCCCAAGGTGCCGATCCGTTCACTGCGCCCCGGCGACCTGGTGGTCTACTTCCCGAAGGCGACCCATGTGGCGCTCTACATCGGCAACGGCATGGTGGTGCAGGCACCGCGGCCGGGGACCACGGTGAAGGTCTCACCGGTCGCGTCGAACCCACTGCTGGGCGCGGTACGCCCGGACCCGGGTGCCGAGCCGCTGAGCACGTACACGCCTCCGGAACTCCCGGACAACTCCACGGAGGGCGCCGACACGGGGTACGGGGCGGACACCGCCCCGGTCGAATGA
- a CDS encoding styrene monooxygenase/indole monooxygenase family protein, producing MRKILIVGAGQSGLQLALGLQSSGYEVTLMSNRTADEIRTGRVMSTQCMFHTALQHERDLQLNFWETQAPRIEGLGVSVAAPDSSRAVDWVGRLDGFAQSVDQRVKMAGWMETFAQRGGQLVIHGAAVSDLDYFSRTYDLVMVSAGKGELVSMFGRDASRSPFDAPQRALAVAYVHGMGPRPEHPDYDAVRCNLVPGVGELFVMPTLTISGRADILFWEGVPGGPLDAFQGIKDPSEHLAKTLELMEKFTPWEYARATKVELTDANGTLAGRYAPTVRKPVGRLPGGGLVLGVADVVVANDPITGQGSNSASKCAHAYLESIIEHGDREFDADWMQSTFDRYWDTAQHVVRWTNAMLGVPPEHVLNLIGAGGQLQPVADRIANGFNDPADFDNFFFEPDRTNAYLAEVTGSVAG from the coding sequence ATGCGGAAGATACTCATAGTCGGAGCCGGTCAGTCCGGGCTCCAGCTCGCCCTCGGACTGCAGTCGAGCGGCTACGAAGTCACCCTGATGTCCAACCGCACGGCCGACGAGATCCGGACCGGCCGGGTCATGTCGACGCAGTGCATGTTCCACACCGCGCTCCAGCACGAGCGCGACCTCCAGCTGAACTTCTGGGAGACGCAGGCCCCCCGCATCGAGGGCCTCGGGGTGTCCGTCGCCGCGCCCGACTCCTCGCGCGCCGTCGACTGGGTCGGCAGGCTGGACGGCTTCGCGCAGTCCGTCGACCAGCGCGTCAAGATGGCCGGCTGGATGGAGACCTTCGCCCAGCGCGGCGGTCAGCTCGTCATCCACGGCGCTGCCGTCTCCGACCTGGACTACTTCTCCCGCACCTACGACCTCGTGATGGTCTCGGCCGGCAAGGGCGAGCTGGTCTCCATGTTCGGCCGGGACGCCTCGCGTTCACCGTTCGACGCCCCGCAGCGCGCACTGGCCGTGGCCTACGTGCACGGCATGGGCCCGCGCCCCGAGCACCCCGACTACGACGCGGTCCGCTGCAACCTGGTCCCGGGGGTCGGCGAGCTGTTCGTCATGCCGACCCTGACCATCTCCGGCCGCGCGGACATCCTGTTCTGGGAAGGCGTCCCGGGCGGACCGCTCGACGCCTTCCAGGGCATCAAGGACCCCTCCGAGCACCTCGCCAAGACGCTGGAGCTGATGGAGAAGTTCACGCCGTGGGAGTACGCCCGCGCCACCAAGGTCGAGCTGACCGACGCGAACGGCACGCTCGCGGGCCGTTACGCCCCCACCGTGCGCAAGCCGGTCGGCCGGCTCCCCGGCGGCGGCCTGGTCCTCGGCGTCGCGGACGTGGTCGTGGCCAACGACCCGATCACCGGCCAGGGTTCCAACTCGGCTTCCAAGTGCGCGCACGCCTACCTTGAGTCGATCATCGAGCACGGCGACCGGGAGTTCGACGCGGACTGGATGCAGTCCACGTTCGACCGCTACTGGGACACCGCGCAGCACGTCGTGAGGTGGACCAACGCGATGCTCGGCGTCCCGCCGGAGCACGTGCTGAACCTGATCGGTGCCGGCGGCCAGCTCCAGCCGGTCGCCGACCGCATCGCCAACGGCTTCAACGACCCGGCGGACTTCGACAACTTCTTCTTCGAGCCGGACCGTACGAACGCCTACCTGGCCGAGGTCACGGGTTCCGTGGCCGGCTGA
- a CDS encoding GTP-binding protein, producing MDSAVSEPTLFAPRQPGPADQTEESLQPWQLDHTRAPIATKIVVAGGFGVGKTTFVGSVSEITPLKTEALMTQASEETDDLTATPDKVTTTVAMDFGRVTLDDDLVLYVFGTPGQQRFWFMWDDLVRGAIGAVVLADTRRLADCFPALDYFESCGLPYIVAVNHFQGTPGYEAVDVREALTVPPHVPVVIMDARNRITVIESLLTLVGHALEATPA from the coding sequence ATGGACTCCGCCGTCTCTGAGCCGACGCTCTTCGCCCCCCGTCAGCCTGGACCGGCGGACCAGACCGAGGAATCCCTCCAGCCCTGGCAGCTGGACCACACCCGTGCGCCCATCGCGACGAAGATCGTGGTCGCGGGCGGCTTCGGCGTCGGCAAGACGACCTTCGTGGGCTCGGTCTCCGAGATCACCCCGCTGAAGACCGAGGCGCTGATGACGCAGGCCAGTGAGGAGACCGACGACCTCACCGCCACACCGGACAAGGTCACCACGACCGTGGCGATGGACTTCGGCCGCGTCACGCTCGACGACGACCTCGTCCTGTACGTGTTCGGCACACCTGGTCAGCAGCGCTTCTGGTTCATGTGGGACGACCTGGTGCGCGGCGCCATCGGTGCGGTCGTGCTCGCCGACACCCGGCGCCTCGCCGACTGCTTCCCCGCGCTCGACTACTTCGAGAGCTGCGGTCTTCCCTACATCGTCGCGGTCAACCACTTCCAGGGGACACCCGGTTACGAGGCCGTGGACGTCAGGGAGGCCCTGACCGTACCCCCGCACGTGCCTGTTGTGATCATGGACGCGCGTAACAGGATCACTGTCATCGAGTCGCTGCTGACCCTGGTGGGTCACGCTCTTGAGGCCACCCCGGCATAG
- a CDS encoding DUF742 domain-containing protein codes for MTSAAEPARRLPVRGADKRPARVRPYSLTGGRTRFGHVLLVETFVAALEAPDERRELTNGNLASRVMPELRAIVELCRRMRTVAEISALLKMPLGVVRVLLSDLADQGKIRVYGTGHGTGQPDRALLERVLNGLRRL; via the coding sequence GTGACCTCCGCTGCTGAACCCGCCCGAAGGCTCCCCGTACGCGGCGCCGACAAGCGCCCCGCCCGGGTCCGCCCGTACTCCCTCACGGGCGGACGCACCCGTTTCGGTCACGTCCTCCTCGTCGAGACGTTCGTCGCCGCACTCGAAGCCCCCGACGAGCGCCGCGAACTCACCAACGGCAACCTCGCCTCGCGCGTCATGCCGGAGCTCCGGGCCATCGTCGAACTCTGCCGTCGCATGCGTACGGTCGCGGAGATCTCAGCCCTGCTGAAGATGCCGCTCGGCGTGGTCCGGGTGCTGCTCAGCGATTTGGCCGACCAGGGAAAGATCCGCGTGTACGGAACCGGTCACGGCACCGGCCAGCCCGACCGCGCACTGCTCGAAAGGGTGCTCAATGGACTCCGCCGTCTCTGA
- a CDS encoding roadblock/LC7 domain-containing protein encodes MTAPSTFGLSTEARNLHWLLSNLVEEVPGVHSVTVVSSDGLMLLSSDPGHLNVPAADRRSGPRGSSADLATIVSGIGSLTAGAAKLMDGGGVKQTMVAMDEGSVFVMSISDGSLLGVHATPDCDMSVVAYHMALFVGRAGHVLTPELRSELRKSMESAQ; translated from the coding sequence TTGACTGCGCCCAGCACGTTCGGGCTGAGCACCGAGGCCCGGAATCTTCACTGGTTGCTGAGCAATCTCGTGGAGGAGGTGCCAGGGGTCCACTCGGTCACCGTCGTCTCGTCCGACGGACTCATGCTGCTCTCCTCCGACCCCGGCCACCTGAACGTCCCCGCGGCCGACAGAAGGAGCGGCCCCCGGGGCTCCAGCGCCGACCTGGCCACCATCGTCTCCGGCATCGGCTCTCTCACCGCGGGAGCCGCCAAGCTGATGGACGGCGGCGGCGTCAAGCAGACGATGGTCGCGATGGACGAAGGCAGCGTCTTCGTCATGTCCATCAGCGACGGCTCGCTGCTCGGCGTGCACGCCACCCCCGACTGCGACATGAGTGTCGTCGCCTACCACATGGCGCTCTTCGTCGGCCGCGCCGGACACGTACTCACCCCCGAACTCCGCAGTGAACTGCGCAAATCGATGGAGAGCGCCCAGTGA
- a CDS encoding sensor histidine kinase: MQKKRPRSKGSTRDGSGATPPVPGAAKRTVRVRSRLVAGVAVVGITVIAAGAPAALGASADLNESQRLVTLSELNQQAITLAHSLADERDEVTAYIAAGREESATEGPGDTSAARVDQQVDEIRAEAPAGLRRDLSTIPSLRRDALSGKGSAMEAHRAYSEVISKLHGLAEELAGRTPPRAAGSTRAPLALGGAVEQASATRGLLLAALAVPRGETVSQTDPFTGLPVEVQGESSTEDARDRDELSAAAQQARVRELASLAEFDQAANPVARDKLSSTVTGPEVNSAEKYLSRLTDRPELSDTDRKADRKKVAAALSARIDRMRGVESALGTAQVQRLEKLRDDDVTALELRLALLGGCFLIVVGVSTAVARTLTQPLAVLRIGAARLAGEPETAEAIRYTGRNDEFAQVVRSINALHGKLYELHDTFGTELETLRSERGELIAGREALTVQRAELQVHAADLAAQLERLKNTVHHTFVNLSLRTLGLVERQLGVIENLEEREQDPERLGTLFKLDHMATVMRRHSENMLVLAGAEHGHGHAGPIPLVDVLRAAVSEIERYERVTIQSLPPHAQIAGFAADDLSHLLAELLENATSFSPPDSHVELSGWLLETGEVMLSVQDEGIGMSAVRMGELNARLADPASFEAGEQSADGAGLGLQVTSLLAARHGVRVQLREQKGNGVAAVVVLPQALLPKAPPAASPPPVHKAGDAPTLNLPGSVAEANSNALPSRPGELPGDPQTGTADAAPVADTAEAPTEPQAETVETAGSTEAPEHPEASVASDPLIAAAEQTIREAGVTPSEPATPQPRPARAEPEAETTMQVRLPLSPDAPDPYAIGPDRHERAADNDAAPTPQPHAEPLPAAAADPFTPTAPAPPESPAPAPAPAPAPAAQTVPGPRQPQGEEHSEDEGVVTEKGLPKRTPRVVKPAGAPAVERKESLDKDALRRRLGGFHQGAKDGRRDVEAEIAEDTLGGGIAVAAHTDHTELTDRSDGRSDETGDTVEEARS; encoded by the coding sequence GTGCAGAAGAAGCGGCCTCGGAGCAAGGGCAGCACGCGCGACGGTTCCGGGGCGACCCCTCCGGTGCCGGGCGCCGCCAAACGGACCGTACGGGTACGCAGTCGGCTGGTCGCGGGTGTCGCGGTCGTCGGCATCACCGTCATCGCCGCGGGCGCGCCCGCGGCGCTGGGAGCCTCGGCCGATCTCAACGAGTCCCAGCGGCTGGTCACCCTCTCCGAACTCAACCAGCAGGCCATCACGCTCGCGCACTCCCTCGCCGACGAACGCGACGAGGTCACCGCGTACATCGCGGCGGGCCGAGAGGAGTCGGCGACCGAAGGCCCGGGGGATACCTCGGCCGCCCGCGTCGACCAGCAGGTGGACGAGATCCGTGCCGAGGCCCCCGCGGGCCTGCGCAGGGACCTCTCCACCATCCCCTCGCTGCGCCGCGACGCCCTCTCCGGCAAGGGCTCGGCCATGGAGGCCCACCGGGCGTACTCCGAGGTCATCTCCAAGCTCCACGGCCTCGCCGAGGAACTGGCGGGCAGGACACCGCCGCGCGCCGCCGGCTCCACCCGCGCGCCGCTCGCACTCGGCGGCGCCGTCGAGCAGGCATCGGCCACCCGGGGGCTGCTCCTCGCCGCGCTCGCCGTACCGCGTGGCGAAACCGTCAGCCAGACCGACCCGTTCACCGGGCTGCCGGTGGAGGTCCAGGGCGAGAGCTCCACCGAGGACGCCCGCGACCGGGACGAACTGAGCGCCGCCGCCCAGCAGGCGCGGGTCCGTGAACTCGCCTCGCTCGCCGAATTCGACCAGGCGGCGAACCCGGTCGCCCGCGACAAGCTCTCCTCCACGGTCACGGGCCCCGAGGTCAACAGCGCGGAGAAGTACCTCTCCAGGCTGACCGATCGCCCCGAGCTGTCCGACACCGACCGGAAGGCCGACCGCAAGAAGGTCGCGGCCGCCCTCTCCGCCCGCATCGACCGGATGCGCGGTGTCGAGTCGGCCCTCGGCACCGCCCAGGTCCAGCGCCTCGAGAAGCTCCGCGACGACGACGTCACCGCACTCGAACTGCGGCTCGCGCTGCTCGGCGGCTGCTTCCTGATCGTCGTGGGCGTCTCCACCGCCGTCGCCCGCACCCTCACCCAGCCGCTCGCCGTCCTGCGGATCGGTGCCGCCCGGCTCGCGGGCGAGCCCGAGACCGCCGAAGCGATCCGCTACACCGGCCGCAACGACGAGTTCGCCCAGGTGGTCCGGTCCATCAACGCGCTGCACGGCAAGCTGTACGAGCTGCACGACACGTTCGGTACGGAGCTGGAGACCCTCCGGAGCGAGCGCGGCGAACTGATCGCGGGCCGCGAGGCACTCACCGTCCAGCGAGCCGAACTCCAGGTCCACGCGGCCGATCTCGCCGCCCAGCTGGAGCGGCTCAAGAACACGGTCCACCACACCTTCGTCAACCTCTCGCTGCGCACCCTCGGTCTCGTCGAGCGCCAGCTCGGTGTCATCGAGAACCTGGAGGAGCGCGAGCAGGACCCGGAGCGTCTCGGCACGCTCTTCAAGCTCGACCACATGGCCACCGTCATGCGCCGCCACAGCGAGAACATGCTGGTCCTCGCTGGCGCCGAGCACGGCCACGGCCACGCGGGGCCGATCCCGCTGGTAGACGTCCTGCGGGCGGCCGTCAGCGAGATCGAGCGGTACGAGCGCGTGACGATCCAGTCCCTGCCGCCGCACGCCCAGATCGCCGGGTTCGCCGCCGACGACCTCAGCCACCTGCTCGCCGAACTCCTGGAGAACGCGACCTCCTTCTCGCCCCCCGACTCCCATGTCGAGCTCTCCGGCTGGCTGCTGGAGACCGGCGAGGTGATGCTCTCCGTGCAGGACGAGGGCATCGGCATGTCGGCCGTCCGGATGGGCGAACTCAACGCCCGGCTGGCCGACCCGGCCTCGTTCGAGGCGGGCGAGCAGAGCGCCGACGGGGCCGGGCTCGGCCTCCAGGTGACCTCGCTGCTGGCCGCGCGCCACGGCGTACGGGTGCAGCTGCGCGAGCAGAAGGGCAACGGGGTGGCGGCGGTCGTCGTCCTGCCGCAGGCCCTGCTGCCGAAGGCGCCGCCCGCGGCCTCACCGCCGCCGGTGCACAAGGCCGGGGACGCGCCCACGCTGAACCTGCCGGGCTCGGTCGCCGAGGCCAACTCCAACGCCCTGCCGTCCCGGCCGGGCGAGCTGCCCGGCGACCCGCAGACGGGGACGGCTGATGCGGCACCGGTAGCCGACACGGCCGAGGCGCCGACGGAACCGCAGGCCGAGACGGTGGAAACAGCCGGGAGCACCGAGGCGCCCGAGCACCCCGAGGCATCCGTGGCGTCCGACCCGCTGATCGCGGCGGCCGAGCAGACCATCCGGGAAGCCGGTGTCACCCCCTCCGAACCGGCGACGCCCCAGCCCCGTCCGGCCCGCGCAGAGCCCGAGGCCGAGACCACGATGCAGGTCAGGCTCCCGCTGTCGCCGGATGCCCCCGACCCGTACGCCATCGGCCCTGACCGGCACGAGCGCGCCGCCGACAACGACGCCGCGCCGACACCGCAACCTCACGCCGAGCCCCTGCCGGCCGCCGCCGCGGACCCGTTCACGCCGACGGCACCCGCACCGCCGGAGTCGCCAGCTCCTGCCCCCGCACCAGCCCCTGCACCCGCTGCCCAGACCGTCCCCGGCCCCCGGCAGCCGCAGGGCGAGGAGCACAGCGAGGACGAAGGCGTCGTCACGGAGAAGGGGCTGCCCAAGCGCACCCCCAGGGTCGTCAAGCCCGCGGGGGCTCCCGCCGTCGAGCGGAAGGAAAGCCTGGACAAGGACGCCCTGCGCCGCAGGCTCGGAGGCTTCCACCAGGGTGCCAAGGACGGCCGCCGCGACGTCGAGGCGGAGATCGCCGAGGACACGCTGGGCGGCGGCATCGCTGTCGCCGCGCACACCGACCACACTGAGCTGACCGACCGTAGCGACGGTCGATCCGATGAGACGGGGGACACAGTCGAGGAGGCACGCAGTTGA
- a CDS encoding protein phosphatase 2C domain-containing protein, with product MRMELATESGSPERPNEDWVSAALPACGQGGALVLLDGVTPPEGGDGCVHSVPWFTARLGGALAELSSSRRDLTLTEALAESIRRTADTHRSPCDLSHVRTPQATVVLARWDEQEIEYLVLSDSVLLLESPDGAVRAVLDDRLDRLPPGTLASEAVADARARNKEGGFFTAAADHRVASRAVTGRLPRAEVRSLAALTDGASRWTEKFRVGDWTATLELLRKAGPQGLIDRVRELERADTDRRFLRRSKTHDDATAVLVEF from the coding sequence ATGCGCATGGAACTCGCCACCGAATCCGGCAGTCCGGAACGCCCCAATGAGGACTGGGTGTCCGCCGCACTTCCCGCGTGCGGCCAGGGTGGGGCACTCGTCCTGCTCGACGGCGTGACGCCACCGGAGGGTGGCGACGGTTGTGTGCACTCGGTCCCCTGGTTCACCGCCCGGCTCGGTGGCGCACTGGCCGAACTGTCCTCTTCGCGCCGAGATCTGACGCTGACGGAGGCCCTCGCCGAGTCCATCCGGCGCACCGCCGACACACACCGCTCCCCGTGTGACCTTTCTCACGTTCGGACGCCGCAGGCGACCGTGGTGCTCGCACGCTGGGACGAACAGGAGATCGAATACCTGGTCCTCTCCGACTCGGTGCTCCTCCTGGAGTCGCCGGACGGGGCGGTGCGCGCGGTCCTCGACGACCGGCTCGACCGGCTGCCGCCCGGCACCCTCGCCTCGGAGGCCGTCGCCGACGCCCGGGCCCGGAACAAGGAGGGCGGCTTCTTCACCGCCGCCGCCGACCACCGGGTGGCGTCCCGCGCGGTGACCGGCCGGCTGCCGCGCGCGGAGGTCCGCTCCCTGGCCGCGCTGACGGACGGGGCGAGCCGCTGGACGGAGAAGTTCCGGGTAGGCGACTGGACGGCCACCCTGGAACTCCTGCGCAAGGCGGGGCCCCAGGGGCTCATCGACCGGGTGCGGGAGCTGGAGCGGGCGGACACGGACCGTCGATTCCTGCGCCGGAGCAAGACCCATGACGACGCGACGGCGGTCCTCGTCGAGTTCTAG